A DNA window from Pedobacter africanus contains the following coding sequences:
- a CDS encoding RES family NAD+ phosphorylase: MQVFRICLAKYAVKLTASGRAARWNPNDIEMIYTASSRSLACLENVVHRNQIGLNQYFKVMTIQIPDDICILSIEQKKLPADWTEFQHIPLTQQLGEEWIKDNKSAVLKVPSSIINAEYNYLINPLHPDFNAIKLLKSETFVFDRRIKA, encoded by the coding sequence ATGCAGGTCTTTCGTATTTGCCTGGCTAAATATGCTGTTAAACTGACAGCCTCAGGAAGGGCGGCCCGCTGGAATCCCAACGATATAGAAATGATCTACACGGCCTCTTCCCGCTCCCTGGCCTGCCTGGAAAACGTAGTGCACAGAAACCAGATCGGACTGAACCAGTATTTCAAAGTAATGACCATCCAAATACCAGATGACATTTGTATTCTTAGCATTGAGCAAAAAAAATTACCTGCAGACTGGACTGAATTTCAGCACATTCCCCTTACTCAGCAATTAGGTGAAGAATGGATAAAGGACAACAAATCTGCTGTATTAAAAGTTCCCTCTTCTATTATCAACGCGGAGTACAATTACCTGATCAATCCACTCCACCCCGATTTTAATGCCATTAAATTGTTAAAATCAGAGACTTTTGTGTTTGATCGCAGAATTAAAGCATAA
- the parS gene encoding type II RES/Xre toxin-antitoxin system antitoxin produces the protein MAATPKPYKTKAKVSIVAESALIATYQSLYDNPISLLTSSKKGLSAKAALDFLNLSGFSKEEFQDTFKTNVKTIQNYVSNSSKLDAALSEKLLKSFSLFDKGIEIFGSAKTFHQWLNMPAYGLGNQIPFDLMDTITGISLIEEELIRIEYGDLA, from the coding sequence ATGGCTGCTACACCAAAACCTTATAAAACAAAAGCAAAAGTTTCTATAGTTGCTGAATCTGCCTTGATTGCAACATATCAATCTTTATATGATAATCCTATCAGTCTGCTCACCAGTTCTAAAAAGGGCCTGTCAGCAAAAGCAGCCCTCGATTTTTTAAACCTTTCAGGTTTCAGCAAAGAAGAATTTCAGGATACCTTTAAAACAAATGTCAAAACCATACAGAATTATGTAAGCAATTCATCAAAACTGGATGCTGCTTTAAGCGAAAAGCTTTTAAAGTCATTTTCTTTATTTGACAAAGGGATAGAAATTTTTGGTTCTGCCAAAACATTCCATCAATGGTTAAATATGCCTGCTTATGGTTTGGGAAACCAGATTCCTTTTGATCTGATGGATACCATTACGGGTATTTCTCTTATTGAAGAAGAGCTGATTAGGATTGAATACGGCGATTTAGCATAA
- a CDS encoding response regulator transcription factor, with translation MAKRIHIVEDDEDIRFIVEYLLRDENYDVESFGGAKEFIKGIQNDKPDLIILDVMLPDGNGIAICRDLKTSSETLHIPVIIMSAHAAEKSVLEEACADDFISKPFDLDYFLQRVKKQLPA, from the coding sequence ATGGCAAAACGTATACACATTGTTGAAGATGATGAAGACATTAGATTTATCGTAGAATACCTGTTGAGAGACGAAAATTACGATGTAGAATCCTTTGGCGGCGCCAAGGAGTTCATTAAGGGAATACAGAATGATAAGCCCGATTTGATTATTTTAGATGTTATGCTTCCCGATGGCAATGGGATTGCCATTTGCCGCGATTTAAAAACAAGCAGCGAAACACTACATATACCCGTCATTATTATGTCTGCCCATGCTGCCGAAAAATCGGTGCTGGAAGAGGCTTGTGCAGACGATTTCATCAGTAAACCATTTGATCTCGATTATTTTCTTCAAAGGGTCAAAAAACAATTACCAGCCTAA
- a CDS encoding histone H1 gives MEKFSKVKELLASVEADAEKFYNAGNSAAGTRVRKAMQDLKVLAQEIRTEVTEKKNSGK, from the coding sequence ATGGAAAAATTCTCAAAAGTTAAAGAATTGTTAGCTTCAGTTGAAGCAGATGCAGAAAAATTTTATAATGCAGGTAACAGCGCTGCAGGTACAAGAGTACGTAAAGCAATGCAAGATTTAAAAGTCCTTGCTCAGGAAATCCGTACAGAAGTTACTGAAAAGAAAAACAGCGGTAAATAA
- the mgrA gene encoding L-glyceraldehyde 3-phosphate reductase translates to MSYIPNPSRYSKMEYRRCGNSGLKLPAISLGLWHNFGHVDQLENCSNILKLAFDNGITHFDLANNYGPPPGSAEENFGRLLKRNFSGYRDEMIISTKAGYTMWEGPYGDWGSKKYLVSSLDQSLRRMNLSYVDIFYHHRPDPETPIEETMSALNLLVRQGKALYVGLSNYKPAEAARAIQILKELGTPCLIHQPKYSMYERWIEDGLLDLLGNEGVGCIPFSPLAQGMLTDKYLKGIPADSRAAKAHGFLKPEQVTSEKINQLQQLNALAAERGQKLAQMALSWILRDQRITSVLVGASRPEQLADSLKCLDNITFSQAELDKIDRIL, encoded by the coding sequence ATGTCATATATACCCAATCCCTCCCGATATTCAAAAATGGAATACCGTCGCTGTGGCAATAGCGGGTTAAAGCTACCTGCTATTTCTTTGGGGTTATGGCATAATTTCGGTCATGTTGACCAGCTGGAAAATTGCAGTAACATTTTAAAACTGGCTTTTGATAACGGAATTACGCATTTTGACCTGGCCAACAATTACGGGCCACCTCCGGGCTCGGCCGAAGAGAATTTTGGCCGGTTGTTAAAACGCAATTTCTCTGGTTACAGGGATGAAATGATCATTTCTACAAAAGCAGGATATACCATGTGGGAGGGCCCATATGGTGACTGGGGCTCTAAAAAATACCTGGTATCCAGTCTGGACCAGAGCTTAAGGCGAATGAACCTTTCTTATGTAGATATTTTCTATCATCACCGTCCAGATCCTGAAACCCCGATTGAAGAAACCATGTCGGCGCTTAACCTCCTTGTCAGGCAAGGCAAAGCCTTGTATGTGGGGCTTTCCAATTACAAACCGGCAGAAGCGGCCCGGGCCATCCAGATCTTAAAGGAACTGGGGACACCTTGTCTCATTCATCAGCCTAAATACTCCATGTATGAACGCTGGATTGAAGATGGCTTACTTGATCTTTTAGGGAACGAAGGTGTAGGATGTATTCCTTTTTCGCCACTGGCGCAGGGGATGCTTACCGATAAATATTTGAAGGGCATTCCTGCTGATTCCAGGGCGGCCAAAGCGCATGGTTTTTTAAAACCGGAGCAGGTTACATCTGAGAAAATCAACCAGTTGCAGCAATTGAATGCACTTGCAGCGGAAAGGGGTCAGAAACTGGCCCAAATGGCTTTGTCCTGGATACTTCGCGATCAGCGCATTACTTCGGTGCTGGTAGGGGCAAGCAGGCCAGAGCAGCTGGCCGATTCCTTAAAATGCCTGGATAATATTACATTCAGCCAGGCAGAACTGGATAAAATAGACCGTATCCTTTGA
- a CDS encoding YceH family protein — translation MEPSQKLPILDGVELRVLGVLMEKSKTTPEYYPMTINAITLACNQKTSRKPVVQYDDQTVTLALDTLKRKSLVSTATGGSSRSVKYKHNFAIVFPVLPQEVAIMCLLMLRGPQTPGELNTNSGRMFEFESLDEVQSVLERLSDPEMPYLMQLPKRAGQKEVRYMHLLGGEPDLSQIEQQEEGYSKPAGELETRLAKVEEELAELKEAFEKLMKELY, via the coding sequence ATGGAACCATCACAAAAATTACCAATTTTAGATGGTGTTGAGCTCCGTGTACTGGGTGTACTCATGGAGAAGTCGAAAACAACACCGGAATATTATCCCATGACTATCAATGCCATTACCCTGGCCTGCAATCAGAAAACCTCCCGAAAACCAGTGGTCCAATACGACGATCAGACAGTAACACTTGCCCTGGATACCCTCAAAAGAAAAAGCCTGGTATCTACAGCAACCGGAGGTTCGAGTCGCAGTGTAAAGTATAAACACAATTTTGCTATAGTATTTCCCGTGCTGCCACAAGAAGTTGCCATCATGTGTTTGCTGATGTTGAGAGGACCGCAAACCCCAGGTGAGTTGAATACCAATTCGGGGAGGATGTTCGAGTTTGAATCCCTTGACGAAGTGCAATCTGTGCTGGAAAGACTCTCTGATCCGGAAATGCCTTATTTAATGCAACTGCCTAAACGTGCGGGGCAAAAGGAAGTACGTTACATGCATTTATTAGGAGGTGAGCCAGATCTGAGCCAGATTGAGCAGCAGGAAGAGGGATACAGTAAGCCAGCAGGAGAACTGGAAACAAGACTGGCCAAAGTAGAAGAGGAACTGGCTGAATTGAAGGAAGCCTTTGAAAAATTAATGAAAGAACTGTACTAA
- a CDS encoding NAD-dependent succinate-semialdehyde dehydrogenase, translating into MSIQSVNPANGKIVKSYREDPPDKVIRKIGQTHKAWLSWKESSFGERAVLMDKLAARLHAERDKLAALMAVEMGKPLKDGLAEIDKCAAVCQYYAGNASAFLQDQLVTTEAAKSYVSFQPLGTVLAVMPWNFPFWQVFRFLAPALMAGNCGVLKHASNVPGCALAIEQMVKDAGFPAHVFQTLLIGSKAVAAVIEHPLVKAVTLTGSTVAGTKVAAQAGLLLKKTVLELGGSDPYLVLEDADLEMAADVCASSRLINNGQSCIAAKRFIVAKKIEREFTSLFVDRIKQRKIGDPFETGTDLGPMARADLRDELHAQVLKNTEMGAKCILGGKVPARKGEHAYYEPTVLTNIKKGMPAYSEELFGPVAAILTARDTEHAISLANDTSFGLGAAVFTSNVQLGEEIARNKLQAGSCFVNSLVKSDPHLPFGGINQSGYGRELGMFGIHEFVNIKTVYVK; encoded by the coding sequence ATGAGCATACAATCTGTTAACCCGGCCAACGGAAAAATCGTTAAATCTTACAGGGAAGACCCGCCGGACAAGGTGATTAGGAAAATTGGGCAAACGCATAAAGCATGGCTGAGCTGGAAGGAAAGTAGTTTTGGGGAGCGGGCCGTTTTAATGGATAAACTTGCTGCGCGGCTACATGCAGAAAGGGACAAGCTGGCGGCGCTTATGGCTGTTGAAATGGGCAAACCTTTGAAAGATGGCCTGGCAGAAATAGATAAATGCGCTGCTGTTTGCCAGTATTATGCCGGCAATGCCAGCGCTTTTCTTCAGGACCAGCTGGTAACTACTGAGGCCGCAAAAAGCTATGTGAGCTTCCAGCCTTTAGGAACAGTATTGGCCGTTATGCCCTGGAATTTTCCTTTCTGGCAGGTGTTCAGGTTTTTGGCCCCTGCATTGATGGCGGGCAATTGTGGAGTACTGAAGCACGCTTCAAATGTACCGGGTTGTGCACTGGCCATTGAACAAATGGTTAAAGATGCAGGCTTCCCTGCCCATGTCTTTCAAACCTTATTGATTGGCAGTAAGGCCGTAGCTGCAGTAATTGAGCATCCGCTTGTAAAAGCGGTTACACTTACCGGCAGTACCGTTGCCGGCACAAAAGTTGCGGCCCAGGCTGGTCTCTTGTTAAAGAAGACTGTGCTGGAACTTGGAGGAAGTGACCCTTACCTGGTGCTTGAGGATGCTGACCTGGAAATGGCGGCTGATGTATGCGCCAGCAGCAGGCTCATCAACAACGGGCAAAGCTGTATAGCAGCCAAGAGATTTATTGTGGCTAAAAAAATAGAAAGGGAGTTTACGTCACTTTTTGTAGACAGGATAAAGCAAAGGAAAATAGGCGACCCTTTTGAGACCGGAACAGATTTAGGCCCTATGGCACGGGCCGATCTGCGTGATGAGCTGCACGCGCAGGTATTGAAGAATACAGAAATGGGGGCCAAATGTATACTGGGAGGCAAGGTACCGGCAAGGAAAGGCGAACATGCCTATTATGAGCCTACAGTACTTACAAACATAAAAAAAGGCATGCCGGCCTACAGTGAGGAATTGTTTGGGCCCGTTGCGGCTATCCTGACAGCCCGGGATACCGAACATGCAATCAGCCTGGCAAACGATACGTCGTTTGGACTCGGTGCTGCCGTGTTTACCAGTAATGTGCAGCTTGGAGAAGAAATTGCACGAAACAAGTTACAGGCAGGATCATGCTTTGTGAATTCGCTCGTGAAATCAGATCCACACCTGCCCTTTGGAGGCATCAACCAAAGCGGCTATGGCCGCGAACTGGGTATGTTTGGCATCCATGAATTTGTAAACATCAAAACGGTTTACGTCAAATAA
- a CDS encoding RNA polymerase sigma factor produces the protein MKFLAAEELAALLLQLKQGNEPAFNTLYLTYSKPLYKKINRVVKDESVADELLQDLFLKIWEKREDIRPEQSFVSFLHTVANNLVYDYFRKISKDKRLHARLLVNAVDYYMQTEEALINKETSGMIQEAINSLSESRRKVFILCKIEGKSYQEAADILGITAATVNSHMVNAIRFIKEHLYKKENISAVVVVSAMCYFH, from the coding sequence ATGAAGTTTTTAGCAGCAGAAGAATTAGCAGCTTTGTTATTGCAATTGAAGCAAGGCAATGAACCGGCCTTTAACACTTTGTACCTGACCTACAGTAAACCATTGTATAAAAAAATAAACCGTGTTGTGAAAGATGAATCTGTTGCAGATGAGCTTTTGCAGGACCTGTTTTTGAAAATATGGGAAAAACGGGAAGACATCAGGCCTGAGCAATCATTTGTTTCTTTCTTGCATACTGTGGCCAATAACCTGGTTTACGATTATTTCAGGAAGATTTCAAAAGATAAGCGCCTGCATGCGCGTTTACTGGTAAATGCGGTAGATTATTACATGCAAACCGAGGAGGCCCTCATTAACAAGGAAACTTCGGGCATGATACAGGAAGCTATTAACAGCCTTTCCGAATCGCGCAGAAAAGTCTTCATACTCTGCAAAATCGAAGGTAAATCTTACCAGGAAGCCGCAGATATACTTGGCATTACAGCAGCAACCGTGAACAGCCACATGGTAAACGCTATCCGCTTCATTAAGGAACATCTTTACAAAAAGGAAAACATTAGTGCTGTGGTAGTGGTTTCAGCTATGTGCTATTTTCATTGA
- a CDS encoding FecR family protein → MDHLRPLFTKYMDDSCTTAEIGLLMQYFNELENESGLKALIAAEMAKDVEEETDESALDKRLLKIYDQLQTDLIPAVPAAAVIRPIRNYFKYAGAAAVLLIVSAVLYFYVQRNQSSNVSNLTAGQLARDVGPGGNNAILTLADGSEISLTDAGNGELASQSGITITKTRDGELVYEIAKGKALGATQYNSISTPAGGQYQVNLPDGSKVWLNAMSSLKYPTVFSGTDRRVTLRGEAYFEVAKDQGRPFVVASSAAGKSQEITVLGTHFNINSYADEPVIKTTLLEGSVRVASGTASKVLRPGQQSAVSERIILTEVDVDQFVDWKNGNFYFDDENIESIMRKLARWYDIDVVYQGKIPDAVFGAEISRAKRLSEVLKGLETAGKIHFKIEGRRVTVMQ, encoded by the coding sequence ATGGACCATTTAAGACCACTTTTTACAAAATATATGGACGACAGCTGTACCACAGCTGAGATCGGATTGCTGATGCAGTATTTTAATGAACTGGAAAATGAAAGCGGGCTCAAAGCGCTGATTGCCGCTGAAATGGCAAAAGATGTTGAAGAAGAAACCGATGAATCTGCACTCGACAAGCGTCTGCTAAAGATTTATGATCAGTTACAAACAGACCTTATTCCGGCCGTACCTGCAGCAGCTGTCATCCGTCCAATACGTAATTATTTTAAATATGCAGGTGCAGCGGCCGTTCTTCTCATCGTTTCGGCGGTCTTGTATTTTTATGTGCAGCGCAACCAAAGCAGCAATGTGTCAAATTTAACAGCTGGGCAGCTGGCCAGGGATGTCGGTCCCGGGGGTAACAATGCCATTTTAACGCTGGCCGATGGGTCGGAAATTTCGCTTACAGATGCCGGAAATGGTGAATTGGCCAGCCAGTCTGGCATTACCATTACTAAAACCAGGGATGGGGAACTGGTTTACGAAATCGCAAAAGGTAAAGCGCTTGGTGCAACACAATACAATAGCATCAGTACGCCAGCAGGCGGTCAGTACCAGGTTAATCTTCCCGATGGCAGTAAGGTATGGCTAAATGCGATGTCTTCCTTAAAATATCCCACTGTGTTTAGCGGAACCGACCGTAGGGTCACCCTTAGGGGGGAAGCTTATTTTGAAGTGGCCAAAGATCAGGGCAGACCATTTGTAGTGGCTTCCAGCGCGGCGGGAAAGTCCCAGGAAATTACTGTTCTGGGTACACACTTTAACATCAACAGCTATGCAGATGAACCTGTCATCAAAACTACGCTTCTGGAAGGGAGTGTAAGGGTAGCAAGCGGTACCGCCTCAAAAGTGCTCCGGCCAGGGCAGCAATCGGCTGTTTCGGAACGGATTATACTTACAGAAGTGGATGTTGACCAGTTTGTTGACTGGAAAAATGGTAATTTTTATTTTGATGATGAAAATATTGAATCCATTATGCGCAAGCTGGCACGATGGTACGATATAGATGTGGTTTACCAGGGCAAAATACCGGACGCCGTATTTGGTGCAGAGATATCCCGGGCAAAAAGACTGTCAGAAGTCCTGAAAGGGCTGGAAACGGCCGGAAAAATCCACTTTAAAATAGAAGGAAGGAGGGTTACCGTTATGCAGTAA